The genomic segment TATTAATTGGAATGGTTATGGTTAATAATATCGAACAGGGCGGGGTTTTACTCTCTCTTATTCAAAACCAGGTTCCTGTTAAAATTGACAAACACAGGCTTTTATCCCCTTTTTTTAATTATAAACAGTTAATATGATAAAATTTAAACTAGGTCTTTAAAGCTTTTACCTCTTTAATTCCCGCGGTGTTTAATCCATAGAAAAACCCTGTTTAAGACAGATACAGGCAGTACAGGAATGCTGCTGCTGTGTACTGATATTAACAAAAATTCATTAATAAAATATATATCAACATCTGTTATGTTTATAATAAATAACAATATTAATATGTTAAAAATATATTCTTTTTTTAAGTGTATTCTGATGAATACGCTTTTTGATTATAAAACAAAAATAACACTTGAATTTTAGATTCAATTGGTAAAAGGTGATTTTAAAATTAAGTTACAGCAGATTCAAACAAAGTTTTGGAGTAAATTAATGAAATGTCCGGTTATATATGATTATCTTGATTATAGAGCTTTTTTGCGTGATATGTTTAAATTTAGAAAACACCAGATTAAGCATTTCTCATACCGGTTTTTTGCAAGAAAATCAGGATTTAAATCACCTAACTTCCTAAAATTAGTCAGCAGCGGGCAGCGCAACCTGAGCTATGAAAGCATTGGAAAAATTGCTGCAGGTTTTTCATTAAAAAGCCAGGAGCAGGAATATTTTGAATATCTTGTATTAATGAACCAGGCTGTATCCCATGATGATAAAAATAAATATTATAAAAAAATGATGTCAATCAAAGGTTTTGGGGAAATTAAAAAGATTGAAAAAGCAGGTTACGAATATTTTTCAAAATGGTATTTTCCCATTATCCGTGAAATAATCATGTTTGGCAGCAGGAAACAGACCCCTGAAGATATTGCACCGCTGCTTAATCCGCCTATAACAGCAGCAGAAGCTAAAAAAGCCATTGACCTGCTCATGACCCTTGAACTGGTTAAAAAAGATGAAGATGGCTGCTGGGAACAGCAGAATCGTGATTTAACAACAGGTGCTGAGGTTCAATCCCTGGTTGTGGCAAATTTTCACAGAGAAATGCTCAGGCTGGCACAAGAGTCTCTTGAACGATATAAAGGAAAAGAACGTGATATAACAGCATTGGTTTTAAGTGTGAATCACAGGCAGATGGATAATATAAAGGAAAAAACAGCAGCTTTTAGAAAGGAACTGCTTAAACTGGCTTCTGAAGAAAAAGATCCTGATCTGGTAATGCAGGTAAGTATTCAGGTTTTTCCGCTTACACAAAAACTTGAAGGAGGCCGAAGATGTTAGAATACATTAATAAAGGGGCATTATTGTCCAGGTATTTTATTATTTTTGTGCTTATATCTTTTTCAGGATGCTCAAACACGGAAATAGGAAATCCTGAAGCCCTGTCTTTGTTTTCCATGAAAAATGATTCAGATCTGTCAGTTTATCTTCAGGAACAGTATTTATCAGACAGCAGTCCTGCACAGCCTGATAATTCTGACGAACCAGACACAGAACCCCACACCTCTGAAAAAGATGAGGCTGGTTTTAAAGATGATATGATTTTAATAAGCAGCAACGGCTTTATATATCAGGCTGAGGGAAACAGGGTTATAGTGAGCAGGGCTGAAAATGGAAAATCTGATACAATAATTGCATCAATTGAGACCTTTGGAAATATAGTAAAGCTGTTTGAAAATCAAAATATACTTATTGTTGTCATGATTATTAAAGAATCTTTAAATCCAGAGAAATTTAATTCAAGTACCCAGACTGGTGTATTGTTTATTGACATCAGCAACCCCTGGATTCCTGAGAAATTAAAGGAAATACAGGTTGACGGCCAGTTAATAGACAGTGTTTTGAGAAATGAATATATTTATATTATTCAGCAGTTTAAGACAGAAATTGATTTAATTCAATACCAGGAAAACTTTTCTATAGATAAATTGATCCCCTGTTATGCTTATATTGATGATCTTGGACAGGCACTTGGATTTTTAAGACTTGTCCAGCCCAAAGATCTTTTCCGGCCTGCTGTTCCTTCCGGGGCACTTATGACAATTGTTACAGCTCTTAATGTAAAAGACCTTTTTGAAATGCCTCAAAGTGTTGGTTTTATAGGTGATATTCAATCTGTTTCACTAAATCCGGCAAGTATTTATTTAAATGAATCAAGCGGCAGTGTTTATGAAATCAATATTGCTGGCACCAAGCCTGTTTTTACAGATTTTGATAATACAATTTAATAAATTATTTGTGAGCGCGCTCTTTGCAGGAGATAATATAAATAAACTAAAACTAATTGTTAAGGAGAGATTATGAAAAAACTACTTGCTTTATCAGTAATTCTTTTTATCATGGCAGCCGCCATAACAGGCTGCAGCAGCAGCAGTGAGGATTTAAGTAATTTAGATCCCCAGAAAGATACAGAAGATCCTGCACCTGATCCAGGACCAGCAGCCAGTTTATCAGGCTTTAAATCTGAAAGCGAACTGGAGCAGTATCTTAAAAATGGAATTCGTTTAAATGCTTTGGCACAGGTTTACAAAGATGATTCTATTGATTTTGAATCAGGAAACGCAGCAGCTCCTGATTCACAAATTGCACCAGGTTCTTTATTTTCAAAAACCAATATTCAGGAGGCAGGGGTTGATGAGGTTGATACTATTAAGACTGACGGCCGGTTTCTTTATATTGCACCTTTAATGCCCAGATTTCATATACTTGATATTGGTGCTGTGAAAGACACGGAACCAGCAGCAGATAATATCCAGGCAGATGAAGCTTTTATCCGCATTCTTGAAATATCAACATCTCCGGCTGGTACAAATGAAACAGCAAAGATACCTGTCAAGGATTTTGATAATAATATTGAAGGTCTTTATCTTCTTACAGACAGGGAAAACAATATGCCTGATTTACTGGTAACAACAGGCGGAAATGCTCAAAACATGTGGACAAACTGGTATTGTCCCTGGTGCTGGACCAATGGCAGTACTGAAATTGCCATTTTTAATATTGATAACCCGGCAGCACCTGAAAAGATCTCGCATATTAAACTTGACGGACGGTTAATTTCAAGCCGCCGTATTAAAGATAAATTATACATAGTTACCCGTTATACCCCTAATCTTCCTGATCTCAAGCCGTATCCCGAGGGCAGTGAAGAAGATCACAATGAAAAAATACTTGAAAAAGCCAGGCTTTCAGATATGCTTCCAAAAGCTGAGATTAATGGAATATCCAAAACCAGCTTTATCCAGGCAGATAAATGCTTTTTACCGCCTTTAGATCAAGACCGCAGAGAAGACCCCAGCCTTATTACTGTTACTGCCATTGATCTTAATAATCCTGATAATATGGTTTCACAGTCTGTTGCAGGTCCTGCTGAAACATTTTATATGTCAGCCCAGAGTTTATATCTTGCCACTACCCGCCAGGACTATCATCCTTTTACAGGTATTCCTGAAATTGCAGCAGATACACCAGTTTCTGATTCACAGCCAGTAAAAGACGACCAATATTTACCTCCTCCTGTTACTACTGACCTGCATAAATTTGCCCTGACTGAAAACGGGCCTGTTTATAAAGGTTCAGGACAGGTACAGGGGCATCTTGGATGGGAAGCAGATAAAAAACCTTTTCGCATGGGTGAATATAACAATATTTTCAGGATTGCAACATCACTGGGGGATACCTGGAACGATACATCTTCAACCAGGCTGAGTCTTTTTAAAGAATCTTCAAATGCAGAACTTGAAGAAATTTCACATATTGACAATATTGGAGAAAAGGGAGAAAGCCTTTATGCTTCACGTTTTATTGGAACAAGAGCTTATCTTGTAACCTTTAAGGCAACAGATCCTCTGTATGTGTTTGATCTTGCAGATCCTTATAAACCCGTTAAGAGCGGAGAGCTTCATATCCAGGGATATTCTGATTATCTTCATCCTGTAAGCGAAAACCTGATTTTAGGCATAGGCAAGGATGCAGTACCTGATGAATCTTCTTCTGAAATATGGATGGGACGTCAGGGTGCATGGTATCAAGGTGTCAAGATTTCCCTGTTTGATGTATCCAATCCTGGGTCTCCTTATGAAAAAGATTCTGTTGTTATTGGAAAAAGAGGGAGTGAGGCAGGTGTATTGTATAATCATCATGCAATGGCTTACCTGCCTCCTTCAAACGGACTTCCTGCCCGGCTGGCCCTGCCTGTCCAGGTTAATGAAACTAATCCTGAATATACAGGCTTCAACCCTTCAGACCCTTCTGCCTGGTATGAATGGACCCATACAGGACTTTATCTTTTTGAGATCAGTGAGTCAGATATTGCAGATGCAGGACAGATGATTGTTTCAAAACCCAGTCCAGACCTTACATACTGGGATAACGATATTGCTTCAGACCGTGCAGTATTAATTGAAGACGATGTGCATTATATCCATAATGCAAAAGTATGGTCTTCAACATGGGGACAGACAGATACAATGTCTGATCCAAAATAATAAGTAACTGGGGCAGTCACAGGGGGCTGCCCCTACAATAAATGTTACAGAATTTTTGAACAGGTACTTAAGGTGTCCCCGAAATTCAAGCTGCAATAACGGAAGGAGAGTAATGGCAAAAATAGAAGGGTTCAGAATAAAAAACTTCAGATCGCTGAAGGATGTTACTCTTGGCCGGCTGTGGAAACAGCAGAAGGCCGAGCCTCTTACGCCCATGACAGCAGTTATTGGCAAAAATGGTGTTGGAAAAAGCACGTTATTTGATGCATTTGGTTTCCTGGCTGATGCTTTAAAATCAGGTGTTGAAGAGGCTTGTGATTCTCGGGGCCGGGGCGGCTTTAATAGAATCAGGACACAAGGACAGGAAGCCCCGATTGAGTTTGAGGTGTATTACAAGGAAGATGGAAATGCCCGGCCCATTACTTATGAAATTGCCATTGATATAGATAGTTCTGGCCGTCCATTTGTGTTGAAAGAGCGGCTCAGGCAAAGGCGCAAAGGCCAGAAGCACGGATGGCCCTTTTCGTTTCTTGTATTGAATAACGGAAAAGGGGTTGTGTGGAAAGGGGAGCAGGAAGGCCGTCAAATCAATGAAGATCAAGGAGATTTTGACTTGTTTGGTCTGATGGGTTCTATTAAGTCAGGTGAAGCAAAAGAAGAGTCCAGAGAAACTGATATTGTAGAACTTGAGGATATACGCAAGCTCGGAATCGCCACGCTTGGCTCATTAAAGCAGCATCCGAGGATTTCAGCGTTTCGCAGGTTTATTGAAGGCTGGTATCTCAGTTATTTCACCCCTGATGCTGCCCGCAGCCTGCCGCTTGCCGGGCCTCAAAAGCATCTCAACATACATGGCGATAATCTTGGCAATGTGGTGCAGTTTATGGAGCGTGAACATCCCAGGCGTTTCCAGTCCATTCTAAAGCGGATTGCTGAAAAAATTCCAGGTATTGACAGGATTGATACGGAAAGGACTAATGATGGCCGACTGCTTCTTCGATTTAATGACAAGGGCTTTCATGACCCGTTTTATTCCCAGCAGATGTCTGACGGTACATTGAAGGTATTTGCTTACCTGCTTTTGCTTGAAGATCCAACACCACCGCCTTTTTTATGTATTGAAGAGCCTGAAAACGGCTTATACCACAAACTCCTGGAGTCCTTAGCAAAAGAATTTCGTGAACATGCAACAGGCCGCAAAGGAGGATCACAGGTTTTTATTACAACCCATCAGCCCTATCTGGTGGATGCTTTAGAACCTGCGGAGGTCTGGATTCTGGAAAAGGGTTCGGACGGTTTTTCAGTTATCAGGAGGGCAAGCGAAAACATGATGGTGCAGAACATGGTTGCCGAGGGATTGCCTTTGGGCGGCCTCTGGTACAGCGATTACCTGGATGCGAGGTGATCCGATGCACTTTGAGATACTTGTTGAAGACCAGTCCGGGAAAAAGGCTCTTGATATCCTGATTCCCAAGCTAATCGGCTCTGAACATACATTCAAGGTTCATCCATATAAAGGAATTGGCCGGATTCCACAAAATCTTGACGGCAGTGCTGATGCAAGCAAACGCATCCTTTTGGCCCAGCTTCCAAGACTCCTGAGGGGCTACGGAAACACTTTTGCCGGCTACCCGGAAGATTACCATGCTGCGGTCATATTGATTTGCGACTTGGATGACAGATGCCTGAAATCATTCCGAGAAGAATTGTACTCTATTCTCACCGCATGTGATCCAAAGCCGGAAACCCTTTTCTGTATTGCAATTGAGGAAGGTGAAGCATGGTTTCTCGGCGATATTCCCGCTGTTAAGAAAGCTTATCCAAAAGCAAAAGATGCTGTTTTGAAAACATATGTTAATGATTCAATTTGCGGTACATGGGAAAAACTTGCTGATGCTGTATTTCCAGGCGGATCGGCTGCTCTTTCAGCCAAAGGCTGGCAGTCCATCGGGGCAGAGAAGTCTGTTTGGGCTGAAAAAATCACGCCATATATGGATGTGAATAAAAACGTATCCCCCAGTTTTGGCTATTTCCGGCTTAAAATTATGGAAGCGGCATTAAATTAAGAGACAAGGCATGCCTTGTCTCTACAATGGCAATTGTGTATTATTAAAGCTGCTGCTTTATCTTTTTTCCAGTTTTTCAATATCTTCTTTTAATTCTTCTTCATTATCATACTGATAATCAAAAAAATCAGTGCCGTCATACCCGAACAGAATTAAATTCGATCTAATAGTTTGAAAGAATGGTTCATTGTATTGCTTGGAAATAACGTTAAAAAATCCTGTTATACTGAAAACCGCCATAAAAGGAGTGCCAAACTGAAAGTTTGGCTGTGAAAAAGACTTGATGTTATTGCCAAACTTTCAGTTTAGCACTCCTTTAAAAAGTTCAATTTATTGCGGTGATGAGTATAAATAACCAACAAAAAAATTGATAAAATAATTGATTTCTTCTCTGGGAAAGTCCTCAAAAGGTTTGTGTATAATATCTCTTTCAAGTGTGTCATCAGCAGATTTTATTAATTTGCGCATTCCAAATTCTATGGATGATCTGATGTTATAAATATTCATCAAATACGCTATTTCTTCTTTATCTTTATTTAAGATTAAAAATGGAAATGAAAAAGAGCCTTTCCAATCATCGTAATATTTACCGCTTTCTCCGAATAATAATTTTAATGCTGTAAACATTTTTGAAAAACTTGAATAAAGAATATCTTTATCAGCATACAAGGACATCATATGTCCGTAGTCTTCAAATATTGCTATACTGCTTTTATGTAACTGATAATACTGTTGATCGTTCAGTCGTATCAATTTGTAAATATTTTTTTTCGTTTTAACATCAATAGAAATATTTTCTATTGATTTATATTCCTTATTCTCACTATAGTTACTAAATGAATAGTATTTAATAGTATTCATCAAGTTTTGAAACCGGCACCATATGGTCCGGTGAGAAATCGGTAAAGAATGTTAAGCGAGCCTACATAATCAGCCTGTTCCGAATACCCGCACTTCAGACACTTAAATTCCTCGTTGTTCCGGTTCTCCCTCTGAGTATGGGCGCAGTCCGGGTTCGGATATTTCTGACTGGTTTTAAACGGGCTGACAGACCGGAAGGAAACACGGTTTTCTTCACAGCGCATCTGAATTATATTCAGCAGTTCCCGATAATTCCAGTTACTCAGAGTCTTTCGTAATTCTTTTGTTTTGTTCTTCTGTCTTGTGTTATGTTTTAAATTTTTCAGTTTTTCTGTAACAACAAGCTGTAAATTATTGTCTGCGAAATAATCTTTCACAGTTTTATGAATATAGTATGACAGTTCTTTTTTTGCTCTTTTATATGCTTTTGACCCCTGATGTTTTCTTTTTATTTTTGATATCAGCGGACTGACCTCATTTCCTAAAAATTCTCTCTTTGATGTTGTCATTAGATGATTTATTCCGGCATCAATTCCCACAAGCTTTCCTTCCTGCTTTTTCTCTCCGGTTTCGATTTCAAATGAAATCTGAACATGCTGCCGGTTAATGACAACGGAACTTCCCATTTTTCCGATCTCTGCCCATTTGTTGAACTGACGGTGTTTTTTCAAAGGGATATATAATTTAATTCCGTTCCCCACAGAATGCACAACCAGCCACAGATCAAAGGAATTGCGCCCTTTTTCGATTCTGACAACCTGGGAAGAAAGAGTCATTTTTTTTCCGTTATGCACGGGTTTAACAGGTTCAGTGAATATTTCCTCTCCCAGAAGTTCCTCAGCTTCAAGTTCAATGCTGCTTTTTCTCCTGTTTTCAATATTCCTTGCACCTAAAACCATTGAAAGAGCTTCTCTTGCGGCACACTGACGCATTCTTGCCGTCAGCCATGTCTCAGGCAGACTGTATATTTCAGATGTTATCTGATTTGCGGACCTGATTTCAGGATGATCTCAGAAATAATCAATAAAAAAATTCGCAGTACGGGCATATTCATCATGGATTCCATCCAGGATTTCACGCTTTTTCCCGGCTGCTAATTTAATCGTTACCTTTGACGATCTTTTTATTTTCATTCTCAAGCTCCTGGATCAGTTTTTCGGTCTTTCTTTTACTGCGCCTCAATCCGTAAAGCCTTGCTGTAAAGCTGGTAACAAGGCTCACAAAATCCTGCATCAGTTCATCTCTGTCATTTGAGGATTCGTTGATAATTTCAATCCGGCAGCCCTGGGATTCCTTGAATAATTTGATATAATTGAATCCAAACCGGGTCAGCCTGTCCTTATGCTCAACCACTATTCTTGTTACAGCAGGATTTTTCAGCAGTTTTGTCAGCCTGGGGCGGTTGTCGTTCAGGCCGGATGCGCATTCCTTTACCACTTCCTTTATCTGCCAGCCTTTTGCTGCACAATAAGAGCAGAGTCTTTCCGCCTGAGTTTCAAGATTCTTTTTGTTTTCAGATGAAGATACACGAGCATAACATACCGTGTATTCCGGTCTGCCCGGAGAATTTTCTGGAATAAGGATTTTTCCGAATTCATCCTGGTAAGCATCCGGGATTTTTCCGGCTTTATAACGG from the Desulfonema limicola genome contains:
- a CDS encoding TIGR02147 family protein, which codes for MKCPVIYDYLDYRAFLRDMFKFRKHQIKHFSYRFFARKSGFKSPNFLKLVSSGQRNLSYESIGKIAAGFSLKSQEQEYFEYLVLMNQAVSHDDKNKYYKKMMSIKGFGEIKKIEKAGYEYFSKWYFPIIREIIMFGSRKQTPEDIAPLLNPPITAAEAKKAIDLLMTLELVKKDEDGCWEQQNRDLTTGAEVQSLVVANFHREMLRLAQESLERYKGKERDITALVLSVNHRQMDNIKEKTAAFRKELLKLASEEKDPDLVMQVSIQVFPLTQKLEGGRRC
- a CDS encoding beta-propeller domain-containing protein, translated to MLEYINKGALLSRYFIIFVLISFSGCSNTEIGNPEALSLFSMKNDSDLSVYLQEQYLSDSSPAQPDNSDEPDTEPHTSEKDEAGFKDDMILISSNGFIYQAEGNRVIVSRAENGKSDTIIASIETFGNIVKLFENQNILIVVMIIKESLNPEKFNSSTQTGVLFIDISNPWIPEKLKEIQVDGQLIDSVLRNEYIYIIQQFKTEIDLIQYQENFSIDKLIPCYAYIDDLGQALGFLRLVQPKDLFRPAVPSGALMTIVTALNVKDLFEMPQSVGFIGDIQSVSLNPASIYLNESSGSVYEINIAGTKPVFTDFDNTI
- a CDS encoding beta-propeller domain-containing protein, whose amino-acid sequence is MKKLLALSVILFIMAAAITGCSSSSEDLSNLDPQKDTEDPAPDPGPAASLSGFKSESELEQYLKNGIRLNALAQVYKDDSIDFESGNAAAPDSQIAPGSLFSKTNIQEAGVDEVDTIKTDGRFLYIAPLMPRFHILDIGAVKDTEPAADNIQADEAFIRILEISTSPAGTNETAKIPVKDFDNNIEGLYLLTDRENNMPDLLVTTGGNAQNMWTNWYCPWCWTNGSTEIAIFNIDNPAAPEKISHIKLDGRLISSRRIKDKLYIVTRYTPNLPDLKPYPEGSEEDHNEKILEKARLSDMLPKAEINGISKTSFIQADKCFLPPLDQDRREDPSLITVTAIDLNNPDNMVSQSVAGPAETFYMSAQSLYLATTRQDYHPFTGIPEIAADTPVSDSQPVKDDQYLPPPVTTDLHKFALTENGPVYKGSGQVQGHLGWEADKKPFRMGEYNNIFRIATSLGDTWNDTSSTRLSLFKESSNAELEEISHIDNIGEKGESLYASRFIGTRAYLVTFKATDPLYVFDLADPYKPVKSGELHIQGYSDYLHPVSENLILGIGKDAVPDESSSEIWMGRQGAWYQGVKISLFDVSNPGSPYEKDSVVIGKRGSEAGVLYNHHAMAYLPPSNGLPARLALPVQVNETNPEYTGFNPSDPSAWYEWTHTGLYLFEISESDIADAGQMIVSKPSPDLTYWDNDIASDRAVLIEDDVHYIHNAKVWSSTWGQTDTMSDPK
- a CDS encoding AAA family ATPase, coding for MAKIEGFRIKNFRSLKDVTLGRLWKQQKAEPLTPMTAVIGKNGVGKSTLFDAFGFLADALKSGVEEACDSRGRGGFNRIRTQGQEAPIEFEVYYKEDGNARPITYEIAIDIDSSGRPFVLKERLRQRRKGQKHGWPFSFLVLNNGKGVVWKGEQEGRQINEDQGDFDLFGLMGSIKSGEAKEESRETDIVELEDIRKLGIATLGSLKQHPRISAFRRFIEGWYLSYFTPDAARSLPLAGPQKHLNIHGDNLGNVVQFMEREHPRRFQSILKRIAEKIPGIDRIDTERTNDGRLLLRFNDKGFHDPFYSQQMSDGTLKVFAYLLLLEDPTPPPFLCIEEPENGLYHKLLESLAKEFREHATGRKGGSQVFITTHQPYLVDALEPAEVWILEKGSDGFSVIRRASENMMVQNMVAEGLPLGGLWYSDYLDAR
- a CDS encoding zinc ribbon domain-containing protein, encoding MRQCAAREALSMVLGARNIENRRKSSIELEAEELLGEEIFTEPVKPVHNGKKMTLSSQVVRIEKGRNSFDLWLVVHSVGNGIKLYIPLKKHRQFNKWAEIGKMGSSVVINRQHVQISFEIETGEKKQEGKLVGIDAGINHLMTTSKREFLGNEVSPLISKIKRKHQGSKAYKRAKKELSYYIHKTVKDYFADNNLQLVVTEKLKNLKHNTRQKNKTKELRKTLSNWNYRELLNIIQMRCEENRVSFRSVSPFKTSQKYPNPDCAHTQRENRNNEEFKCLKCGYSEQADYVGSLNILYRFLTGPYGAGFKT
- a CDS encoding IS607 family transposase, translating into MKILSEYAKEHGIKYRAAWNRYKAGKIPDAYQDEFGKILIPENSPGRPEYTVCYARVSSSENKKNLETQAERLCSYCAAKGWQIKEVVKECASGLNDNRPRLTKLLKNPAVTRIVVEHKDRLTRFGFNYIKLFKESQGCRIEIINESSNDRDELMQDFVSLVTSFTARLYGLRRSKRKTEKLIQELENENKKIVKGND